The Candidatus Nanopelagicus abundans genome includes a region encoding these proteins:
- a CDS encoding helicase-associated domain-containing protein, with amino-acid sequence MSTVAITFADELRARSDDDLELIFQYRPDLVSPVPNDFSSLAARATSTPSLVRALDSLNMWHYQIIEAACVLPEPFKKSELVSVTSEESTFALDYLWQMGLLYKEGNNFRTPTNLKLLIGDEPAGLGPQSSGKVDFTKLKDVPKSSADVLAKLTWGPPRGSITNIKKPGTAIGWLLDNNILVALDSHTVALPREFGIKLRQGKVHKELITTAPALTGKEVAQKQIDLAAIANISTILRWCEELLHNLSDEPPTALRTGGIGVRDLKKIAEHLGVDEACAGFVAELCYLGGLVVVDSDDQILPTSAFDIWLTKPAEERWYSLAVLWLDTSRVSGLIGKVIDKNIAPLGPELDRAGVSLIKRTTLKVLLENPKISPEMKSIQEVVKWWNPQRVNSDFIEWNLREAEWIGITGQGGISTFGSNLLNASELLGVEAALPKPVDHILIQADNSAVAPGPLTAELSAEMGTIADIESRGGATVYRFSEASIRRGLDHGKTGEQIKTFLSKTSKTPMPQPLDYLIADVAKRHGRLRVGSAHTYIRCEDEGLVQQILHDKKCEHLRLRKIASQVLVTELELPEVINELREYGYLPAAENASGVLLSQPNLRRAKSRPKPPRIISEFTAPKASVVLAAVKTIRAGERSRKVEPIVAGTSSNETLALINQYIDEQRTLVISYADNNGGVSNRIIEPISISLGTLTARDETTGEIAQFRIPRINGVAPSLTILENKADLDL; translated from the coding sequence ATGTCTACTGTCGCGATCACTTTTGCAGATGAGCTACGCGCGCGATCAGATGATGACCTTGAGTTAATTTTTCAATACCGACCAGATTTAGTTTCACCAGTCCCAAATGATTTCTCCTCCCTTGCTGCACGTGCCACTTCTACTCCTTCACTAGTTAGAGCACTGGATTCATTAAACATGTGGCACTATCAAATAATTGAAGCAGCATGTGTGCTGCCTGAACCATTTAAAAAATCAGAGTTAGTTTCAGTAACTAGTGAAGAAAGTACATTTGCGCTGGATTACCTATGGCAAATGGGCCTGTTATACAAAGAAGGTAACAACTTTCGAACACCTACAAATTTAAAGCTTTTAATTGGTGATGAACCAGCTGGTTTAGGCCCACAATCAAGCGGCAAAGTTGATTTTACAAAACTGAAAGATGTTCCTAAATCATCAGCTGATGTACTAGCCAAATTAACTTGGGGTCCACCTAGAGGTTCAATTACAAATATTAAAAAGCCTGGTACTGCTATTGGTTGGCTACTTGATAACAATATATTAGTTGCACTTGACTCACACACTGTTGCCCTGCCTCGAGAGTTTGGCATAAAGCTTCGACAAGGAAAAGTTCATAAAGAATTAATTACTACTGCGCCAGCTTTAACTGGAAAAGAAGTAGCCCAAAAGCAGATTGATTTAGCGGCAATTGCCAACATTTCAACTATTTTAAGATGGTGTGAAGAGTTATTACATAATCTATCCGATGAGCCACCAACCGCACTTCGTACCGGTGGAATAGGAGTTAGAGATCTTAAAAAAATTGCCGAGCATTTAGGTGTTGATGAAGCATGCGCCGGATTCGTTGCAGAACTTTGTTATCTAGGTGGATTAGTTGTTGTTGACTCAGATGATCAAATATTACCAACATCTGCTTTTGATATTTGGTTAACAAAACCAGCGGAAGAACGCTGGTACTCACTTGCAGTTCTATGGCTTGATACATCAAGAGTTAGTGGCTTAATTGGTAAAGTAATTGATAAAAATATTGCACCCCTTGGGCCAGAGCTAGACCGTGCTGGAGTCTCATTAATTAAAAGAACAACATTAAAAGTACTACTAGAAAATCCAAAAATTTCACCAGAGATGAAATCAATACAAGAGGTAGTTAAATGGTGGAATCCACAGCGAGTAAATAGTGATTTTATTGAGTGGAACCTACGAGAGGCAGAGTGGATAGGGATAACTGGACAAGGTGGAATATCAACCTTTGGTAGTAACCTGCTTAACGCAAGTGAGTTACTTGGAGTTGAAGCCGCACTTCCTAAACCAGTTGATCATATTTTAATTCAAGCAGATAACAGCGCAGTTGCTCCAGGGCCACTAACCGCTGAACTATCAGCTGAAATGGGAACGATCGCTGATATTGAAAGTAGGGGTGGTGCAACTGTTTACCGATTTAGTGAAGCATCAATTAGGCGGGGCCTAGACCATGGCAAAACAGGTGAACAAATAAAGACGTTTTTATCAAAAACTTCTAAAACTCCTATGCCGCAGCCATTAGATTATTTAATTGCAGATGTTGCTAAACGTCATGGCAGGTTAAGAGTTGGAAGTGCTCACACATATATTAGATGTGAAGATGAAGGATTAGTTCAGCAAATATTGCACGATAAGAAATGCGAACACTTACGGCTTAGAAAAATTGCTTCACAGGTTCTAGTAACTGAACTTGAACTACCTGAAGTTATTAACGAATTAAGAGAATATGGTTACTTACCTGCTGCTGAAAATGCCAGCGGCGTATTGCTTTCACAACCAAATTTAAGACGAGCGAAATCACGACCTAAGCCACCTCGAATAATTTCAGAGTTTACTGCGCCTAAGGCAAGTGTTGTTTTAGCAGCGGTTAAAACAATAAGAGCAGGCGAAAGAAGTAGAAAAGTTGAACCAATTGTTGCTGGGACTTCATCTAATGAAACTCTGGCGCTCATTAATCAATATATTGATGAGCAGCGCACTTTAGTGATTAGCTATGCTGATAATAATGGTGGAGTTTCAAACCGAATTATTGAGCCAATATCAATTTCACTTGGCACCCTAACCGCTCGGGATGAGACAACTGGAGAAATTGCTCAATTTCGAATACCTAGAATCAATGGCGTAGCACCGTCACTCACCATTTTGGAAAATAAGGCAGACTTAGACCTATGA
- a CDS encoding HAD family hydrolase: MALTEKRVAFFDVDNTLLKGSSLFFLGRGMYQRGFFTKKDISAFVLANLRYRLTGKENKDEIARFQNAATDFIKGHNVVEIEKIGQEIYEEYVSPAIWQGTVEIAQEHLSKGEEVWLVTATPLDMANLMAKRLGFTGALGTKAETENGIYTGKMIGNLLHGKEKAKAISELANKNGFNLKNCYGYSDSHHDIPLLEAVGYPRAINPDTLLEIRAYRDNWPVYDFRRARRIKKFFGPIAGRLAAFASLLSPRNRKGK; encoded by the coding sequence ATGGCGCTCACAGAAAAAAGAGTTGCATTTTTTGATGTTGATAACACCCTACTTAAGGGATCTTCACTCTTTTTTCTTGGACGTGGGATGTACCAAAGGGGGTTTTTCACAAAAAAAGACATTTCTGCTTTTGTATTAGCAAACCTTCGATATCGCCTCACCGGTAAAGAAAATAAAGACGAAATAGCTAGATTTCAAAATGCTGCCACTGATTTTATTAAAGGACATAACGTGGTTGAGATTGAAAAAATTGGACAAGAAATTTATGAAGAGTATGTCTCCCCTGCAATTTGGCAGGGCACAGTTGAAATTGCACAGGAGCATCTATCAAAAGGTGAAGAAGTCTGGTTAGTAACTGCTACACCACTTGATATGGCTAACTTAATGGCAAAAAGATTAGGTTTTACTGGCGCACTTGGCACAAAAGCTGAAACTGAAAATGGTATCTACACTGGAAAAATGATTGGAAATTTATTACATGGAAAGGAAAAAGCAAAGGCAATAAGTGAGTTAGCAAATAAAAATGGTTTTAATTTAAAGAATTGTTACGGATATTCAGATTCTCACCACGATATTCCACTCCTTGAAGCAGTTGGTTACCCACGTGCAATTAATCCAGATACCTTGCTTGAAATTAGGGCATACCGGGATAACTGGCCGGTCTATGACTTCAGGCGAGCTCGTAGAATTAAAAAGTTTTTTGGGCCAATTGCTGGTCGTCTCGCTGCGTTCGCCTCACTACTCTCACCAAGAAATCGTAAAGGTAAATAG
- a CDS encoding histidine phosphatase family protein → MTQTIHFVRHGEVHNPDKILYGLQPGWRLSDRGQQMAQIIGQWSKDLNLGAIHASPLQRAQETVAPIINQHNLSLTSDANLIEASNIFEGKKFELGSGALKHPKSWRYLWNPWRPSWGEPYEQLINRMLKGLFAARDAAAGKDAICVSHQLPIWILRSAIEGRRLIHDPRKRQCTLASVTSFKLDNDGMIESVSYSEPAKHLLPPK, encoded by the coding sequence ATGACGCAAACAATTCACTTTGTCAGACATGGCGAAGTCCATAATCCAGACAAGATTCTTTATGGTCTTCAACCAGGGTGGCGGTTAAGCGATCGTGGCCAACAAATGGCGCAAATAATTGGGCAATGGTCAAAGGATTTAAATTTAGGAGCAATTCATGCTTCACCATTGCAGCGGGCACAAGAAACTGTTGCACCAATTATTAACCAACATAATTTGTCCCTAACTAGTGATGCAAATTTAATTGAGGCAAGTAATATATTTGAAGGAAAGAAATTTGAGTTAGGTAGCGGTGCATTAAAACACCCAAAATCTTGGCGTTATCTTTGGAATCCATGGCGACCGTCGTGGGGTGAACCATATGAGCAGCTAATTAATAGAATGCTAAAAGGTTTGTTTGCCGCTAGAGATGCAGCTGCTGGTAAGGATGCTATTTGTGTTTCACATCAGCTGCCAATTTGGATACTGCGTAGTGCTATTGAAGGACGCCGATTAATTCATGATCCCCGAAAAAGGCAATGCACGCTTGCTTCAGTTACTTCATTTAAATTAGATAATGATGGAATGATCGAATCTGTTTCATATTCAGAGCCTGCTAAGCATTTATTGCCGCCAAAATAA
- a CDS encoding TlpA family protein disulfide reductase → MKLLVIVLSSLLLTSCAGGGLSNSSENSYVSGSGAAVYIKQSDRRDAPKFSGETLTTGDLTLNSNQVTVINVWASWCAPCRAEAPLLQEFSIQYPQVQFAGVLTRDNISSAKAFYENFKLTYPTFIDDSILVGFKGSLIPNAIPTTLIIDKQGKVAVRISGEATVATLKKMLEKVIADA, encoded by the coding sequence ATGAAATTACTAGTTATTGTTTTATCCTCATTACTCTTAACTAGTTGTGCAGGTGGTGGACTTTCTAATTCAAGTGAAAATTCCTATGTTTCAGGAAGTGGCGCAGCAGTTTATATAAAGCAATCTGATCGAAGAGATGCTCCAAAATTTTCTGGAGAAACATTAACCACTGGAGATCTAACACTTAATTCAAATCAAGTTACGGTCATTAACGTATGGGCGTCATGGTGTGCGCCCTGTAGAGCTGAGGCTCCATTACTACAGGAATTTTCAATTCAATATCCGCAAGTCCAATTTGCAGGTGTGCTAACTCGCGACAATATTTCTTCTGCTAAAGCATTTTATGAGAACTTTAAACTTACATACCCAACATTTATTGATGATTCAATTTTAGTTGGCTTTAAGGGATCTTTAATTCCGAATGCGATCCCAACCACATTAATTATTGATAAGCAGGGAAAGGTAGCGGTCCGTATAAGTGGTGAAGCAACCGTTGCTACTTTAAAGAAAATGCTGGAAAAGGTAATAGCTGATGCGTGA
- a CDS encoding cytochrome c biogenesis CcdA family protein — MRDFFINQVFDGNLLIAIFVAVIAGLISFFSPCVIPLVPGYISYASGMSDTKSRSRVFLGSLLFVTGFTVLFISYGLLFGGLGSRIFENSRIISVVLGLLIIALGFIFLLNEKFYRSYKPVWKTRTGLISAPFLGFAFGIGWTPCIGPTLGAVQVLAFESATAQRGAILSAAYCLGLGLPFILMGLFLDKAEPIRKIIARKGNLVTKVGGVILIIIGVMQVSNFWDMLMNSMRDLISGFIPIL, encoded by the coding sequence ATGCGTGATTTCTTTATAAACCAAGTATTTGATGGCAACTTACTAATTGCAATATTCGTGGCGGTTATAGCTGGGCTTATTTCATTTTTTTCACCATGCGTAATTCCACTTGTACCTGGATATATTTCTTATGCATCTGGAATGAGTGATACTAAAAGCAGAAGTAGGGTTTTTCTCGGTTCTCTATTATTTGTTACAGGCTTCACAGTTTTGTTTATTTCTTACGGCCTCTTATTTGGTGGATTAGGTTCTAGAATTTTTGAAAACTCAAGAATAATCTCAGTAGTACTTGGTTTACTGATAATTGCCTTGGGATTTATATTTCTACTTAACGAGAAGTTTTACAGAAGTTACAAGCCAGTATGGAAAACTAGAACAGGATTAATTTCAGCTCCATTTTTAGGATTTGCTTTTGGAATTGGTTGGACTCCATGTATCGGACCAACACTGGGAGCAGTTCAGGTACTGGCATTTGAAAGTGCAACTGCACAACGTGGAGCAATTTTATCTGCTGCCTACTGTTTAGGCCTTGGGTTACCATTCATATTAATGGGGTTATTTTTAGATAAAGCGGAGCCAATACGAAAGATAATTGCTAGAAAAGGAAATTTAGTAACAAAAGTTGGTGGAGTGATTTTAATAATAATTGGTGTAATGCAGGTAAGTAATTTTTGGGACATGCTAATGAACTCTATGAGAGATTTAATCTCCGGATTTATTCCAATTCTATAA
- the resB gene encoding cytochrome c biogenesis protein ResB, whose amino-acid sequence MRTALILLLLLSIAAIPGSLFPQRTQNPLRVREYFVNDPETAKWLDRFSLFDVYGSPWFSAIYLLLFISLIGCVLPRSIEHLKAIGAKPPITPKNLDRMEFFTEIEKVDLDLAEKYLKKKGFRIRRDIDSISAEKGYARESGNLLFHLSLVLVLIAIGVGSLFGSKGDAILNVGERFINTPTSYDILGFGKYQSEDSLPPFSITAKAFKAEYDPATNAPLDYTLTINTANPVGSLERDEVIKVNKPLKYGSTKIYLQANGYSPTVIVKDKSGKVVLDGPVTFLPQDGNLSSIGAIKVPDMDPQIGFVSSFLPTADRDLVRGGFSSYPEVLDPRLLISVWQGDLGLNTGVPQSVYRIDTSEMQRIGLKALVLNETYDFGEGSITFTGWKSWVNLQIVNDPGKGYALLGAILAILGLLISLVTRQRRVWIKQGRKTQVAGLAKNAIPGLENEINDLVKELSNER is encoded by the coding sequence ATGCGCACAGCCTTAATCTTGCTTCTTTTACTAAGCATTGCAGCTATTCCTGGATCTTTATTTCCACAACGTACACAAAATCCATTAAGGGTTAGAGAGTATTTTGTTAACGACCCCGAAACAGCAAAGTGGCTAGATCGGTTTAGTCTTTTTGATGTTTATGGATCACCTTGGTTTAGCGCAATTTATCTACTTCTGTTTATTTCATTAATTGGTTGTGTCCTACCTAGGAGTATTGAACACTTAAAAGCTATCGGTGCAAAGCCACCAATTACTCCAAAAAATTTAGATCGGATGGAGTTTTTTACTGAAATTGAAAAAGTGGACCTAGATTTAGCTGAAAAATATTTAAAGAAGAAGGGGTTTCGAATTCGTAGGGATATTGATTCAATATCCGCTGAAAAGGGTTATGCAAGAGAGAGTGGAAACCTTTTATTTCATCTATCTCTTGTTTTAGTTTTAATTGCTATTGGTGTTGGCTCATTATTTGGCAGTAAAGGCGATGCCATATTAAATGTTGGAGAGCGTTTTATAAATACACCAACTTCATACGACATTTTAGGATTTGGTAAGTATCAGTCTGAAGATTCACTGCCGCCATTTTCAATAACTGCGAAAGCTTTTAAAGCTGAATATGATCCAGCAACAAATGCACCATTGGATTACACCCTCACAATTAATACTGCTAACCCAGTAGGCTCATTAGAAAGAGATGAAGTTATAAAAGTAAATAAACCACTTAAGTACGGAAGTACCAAAATATATTTACAAGCGAACGGTTATTCACCAACCGTGATCGTAAAAGATAAGAGTGGCAAAGTTGTATTAGATGGTCCAGTTACTTTTTTACCACAGGACGGAAATCTTTCATCGATTGGTGCAATTAAAGTGCCCGATATGGACCCTCAAATTGGATTTGTCTCATCTTTTTTACCTACCGCAGATAGAGATCTAGTAAGGGGAGGATTTTCTTCATACCCTGAGGTACTAGATCCAAGATTGTTAATTTCAGTTTGGCAGGGTGATTTAGGTCTTAACACCGGAGTCCCACAATCTGTGTATCGAATTGATACAAGCGAGATGCAGAGAATTGGTCTTAAAGCCTTAGTACTTAACGAAACTTATGATTTTGGTGAGGGCAGCATCACATTTACAGGTTGGAAATCTTGGGTTAATTTACAAATAGTTAATGATCCTGGCAAAGGTTATGCATTATTAGGTGCAATACTTGCGATCTTAGGTTTATTAATTTCATTAGTTACTAGACAAAGAAGAGTTTGGATTAAGCAAGGTAGAAAAACTCAAGTTGCAGGTCTTGCAAAAAATGCAATTCCAGGACTAGAGAATGAGATAAATGATTTAGTAAAGGAGTTAAGTAATGAGCGATAA
- the ccsB gene encoding c-type cytochrome biogenesis protein CcsB — MSDKVAALLSNDFIYAAMALYTLSFLTHAIEVAWSIKTPAVSVKKTKLDFSRTERVGRLASAFMIIGFLLLLVAVVLRGISANRVPWGNMYEFSITGALAFSAAYLFGLKKYKIRYLGLPVAFTVLLTLGTAITLLYRPSAPLVPALKSPWLVIHVSTAIISGGVFLLANCVAATYLILDRYEQKGARPSWALKLPTLEVLDNLSYRLVALVFPLWSFSVIAGAIWAEAAWGRYWGWDPKETWAFITWVAYAAYLHARVTVGWRGRRAAWLCIFAGSTFLFNYVYVNVWGTGKHTYSGL; from the coding sequence ATGAGCGATAAAGTAGCAGCACTTTTATCAAACGATTTTATTTATGCTGCTATGGCTCTTTATACCCTTTCCTTTTTAACACATGCTATTGAGGTTGCTTGGTCAATTAAAACCCCTGCGGTTTCAGTTAAAAAAACTAAGCTAGATTTTTCTCGCACTGAAAGAGTTGGAAGACTTGCCTCAGCTTTCATGATTATTGGCTTTCTACTTTTACTAGTTGCCGTAGTTTTACGAGGAATATCCGCTAATAGAGTTCCTTGGGGAAATATGTATGAGTTTTCAATTACTGGAGCACTAGCATTTTCAGCTGCTTATTTATTTGGTTTAAAGAAATACAAGATTCGCTACCTAGGACTTCCGGTAGCTTTTACAGTGCTATTAACCCTTGGTACAGCAATTACTTTGCTTTATCGCCCAAGTGCCCCATTAGTTCCAGCACTTAAATCTCCTTGGCTTGTAATTCATGTTTCTACAGCAATAATTTCAGGTGGAGTTTTCCTACTTGCTAATTGCGTTGCTGCAACATATTTAATATTAGATAGGTATGAACAAAAAGGCGCTAGACCTAGTTGGGCTTTAAAGTTACCAACTCTTGAGGTGCTAGATAATCTTTCTTACCGATTAGTTGCATTGGTATTTCCATTATGGAGTTTTTCAGTTATCGCTGGTGCGATTTGGGCAGAGGCTGCTTGGGGACGTTACTGGGGTTGGGATCCAAAAGAGACTTGGGCGTTTATTACATGGGTTGCTTATGCGGCCTATCTACATGCTCGCGTGACAGTGGGTTGGCGCGGTCGACGCGCAGCATGGCTATGCATCTTTGCAGGATCAACATTCTTATTTAACTATGTCTATGTAAATGTGTGGGGAACCGGCAAACATACATACTCAGGTTTGTAA
- a CDS encoding PLD nuclease N-terminal domain-containing protein, which yields MLKYLIVLLVIFDIYTLIDCAITPQEKVRRFPKWAWLLIILFTRTFGNIAWFIAGRPRKPRQNRGGKGRIIPPDDDPDFLRKI from the coding sequence ATGCTTAAGTATTTAATTGTTCTGCTCGTAATATTTGATATCTACACATTAATTGATTGCGCAATTACGCCTCAAGAAAAAGTAAGAAGATTTCCAAAGTGGGCTTGGTTATTGATAATTCTTTTCACTAGGACTTTTGGAAATATTGCCTGGTTTATAGCTGGCCGGCCAAGAAAACCAAGACAAAACCGTGGCGGTAAAGGTCGGATTATTCCACCCGATGACGATCCAGATTTCTTACGCAAAATCTAA
- a CDS encoding 1,4-dihydroxy-2-naphthoate polyprenyltransferase, translating into MNKWILGARIKTLPAAIAPVIVGTSLADQIKVINALLALIVSLSLQIAVNYANDFSDGVRGTDTNRVGPTRLVASNLAPAGSVKNASFISFFVAIIAGTLLAFNTSIWLIAVGLISILAAWGYTGGKKPYGYLGFGEVAVFIFFGIVATVGSYYVQVEQISSSALLLSIPMGSLSCAILVINNLRDLNQDKLVSKRTLAVKLGDANTRIFYLLLLVLAQVSAAAAASIDNYALLTLLWLPLTYSAANQVLKGASGKELITILGKTSRLQFLLALTLAISLSI; encoded by the coding sequence ATGAATAAATGGATTTTAGGTGCACGAATTAAAACTTTACCTGCAGCCATCGCACCGGTAATAGTTGGAACATCACTTGCAGATCAAATTAAAGTAATTAATGCATTACTTGCACTAATAGTTTCACTATCACTTCAAATTGCAGTCAACTACGCAAATGATTTTTCAGATGGTGTGCGTGGGACTGATACCAATCGAGTAGGCCCAACCCGCTTAGTCGCATCTAATTTGGCACCTGCTGGTTCAGTTAAAAATGCTTCCTTTATTTCATTTTTTGTTGCAATAATTGCTGGAACACTCCTGGCATTTAACACATCTATCTGGTTAATAGCCGTTGGTTTGATTTCGATTTTGGCTGCATGGGGTTATACGGGTGGTAAAAAACCATATGGATATTTAGGCTTTGGTGAGGTAGCTGTATTTATATTTTTTGGAATAGTGGCAACAGTTGGTAGCTACTATGTTCAGGTTGAGCAAATATCAAGTAGTGCACTACTACTTTCGATTCCAATGGGTAGTTTATCTTGCGCTATTTTAGTCATCAATAATTTACGGGACTTAAATCAAGATAAATTAGTTTCAAAGCGAACCTTGGCAGTTAAATTAGGAGATGCTAATACTCGTATTTTCTACTTACTACTACTTGTACTAGCTCAAGTAAGTGCTGCAGCGGCAGCTAGTATTGATAATTATGCCCTTCTTACCTTGCTCTGGCTTCCGCTTACATATAGTGCAGCGAATCAAGTCCTTAAAGGAGCGAGTGGTAAAGAATTGATTACAATTTTGGGTAAGACTTCAAGGCTGCAATTTTTGTTAGCACTAACACTTGCAATTTCACTATCTATCTAG
- a CDS encoding AMP-binding protein: protein MGEKELRALIPIQAEWSIPQLQENLAAALEGSGPALSTGSLSLTEIGKEITLVVNTSGSTSSAKSVALSSSALIASTNASHKYLGATPGDSWSLLLPTSHIAGLNVLIRATALGSRVIDNRNTSNYIDADFISIVPTQLHKALTGDLKLLEHLTAAEAVLVGGGSISDKLKKEAAAKHIKVVTTYGMTEMSGGCVYNQKPLDGVEIKVNDAGQIKLTGPMIASGYLSDEGEIKAFSNDGWFESTDLGSFTSGMLKVNGRSDEVIISGGENISLLLVEEKVRELLPNQEIIAFSLPDDMWGEKLCLGSNSKIDLMSLKEKLGSIMTPKLVFLFDQIPITSIGKPDRRAAADLARKIGVSNE, encoded by the coding sequence ATGGGGGAAAAAGAACTTCGTGCATTAATACCTATTCAGGCTGAGTGGTCAATCCCACAACTACAAGAAAACTTGGCTGCAGCCCTTGAAGGATCAGGACCAGCACTTTCAACTGGGTCACTTTCGTTAACAGAAATAGGTAAGGAAATAACCCTAGTTGTAAATACCTCTGGCTCAACTTCTTCAGCAAAATCTGTAGCACTATCTAGCTCAGCACTAATTGCATCAACTAATGCAAGCCATAAGTATTTAGGTGCAACCCCGGGTGATAGTTGGTCACTACTACTTCCAACTTCACATATTGCAGGATTAAATGTTTTGATAAGAGCGACTGCATTAGGAAGTAGAGTTATTGATAATCGTAATACCTCTAACTATATTGACGCTGATTTTATTTCAATTGTTCCAACCCAATTACATAAAGCATTAACTGGTGACTTAAAACTTTTAGAACATTTAACGGCTGCAGAAGCTGTACTAGTTGGTGGAGGGTCAATTAGCGATAAATTAAAAAAAGAAGCTGCGGCTAAACATATAAAAGTAGTTACAACATATGGAATGACTGAAATGAGTGGTGGTTGTGTTTACAATCAGAAACCTTTAGATGGAGTTGAAATAAAGGTAAATGATGCTGGTCAAATTAAATTAACTGGCCCAATGATTGCTAGTGGATACTTATCAGATGAAGGAGAGATCAAAGCATTTAGCAATGATGGTTGGTTTGAAAGTACTGACTTAGGTAGTTTCACTTCAGGAATGCTAAAAGTTAATGGTAGGTCAGATGAGGTAATCATCTCTGGGGGTGAAAATATTTCACTTCTACTAGTTGAAGAAAAAGTTAGAGAACTACTTCCCAACCAAGAAATAATTGCCTTTTCTCTTCCAGATGATATGTGGGGTGAAAAACTATGCCTTGGCAGTAATAGTAAAATTGATTTAATGAGTCTAAAAGAGAAGCTAGGTTCAATAATGACTCCGAAGTTAGTATTTTTATTTGATCAAATTCCTATTACTTCAATTGGTAAGCCAGATCGAAGAGCAGCTGCAGACCTGGCAAGAAAAATAGGAGTATCAAATGAATAA
- the menB gene encoding 1,4-dihydroxy-2-naphthoyl-CoA synthase, translating to MAAGGEKFTDISYQVAEGIAKITINRPEVRNAFRPQTLFELSEAFNLARDNDQVGVIIFTGSGTEAFCSGGDINVRGDDGYLGDDALSKKGIGRLNVLDLQVQIRRTPKPVVAMVAGWAIGGGHVLHVVCDLTIAAENAKFGQTGPMVGSFDGGYGAGLLAAHVGQKKAREIWFLCRQYDAKEALEMGLVNAVVPVKELEAETVSWAREMLRHSPMALRLLKASLNAADDGLAGIQQLAGDATMLFYLTEEGQEGRNAYQEKREPNFNKFPKRP from the coding sequence ATGGCTGCTGGTGGTGAAAAATTTACTGATATTTCATACCAAGTAGCTGAAGGTATAGCAAAGATAACTATCAATCGGCCTGAGGTTAGAAACGCTTTTAGACCACAAACACTATTTGAATTATCAGAAGCGTTTAATTTAGCCCGGGATAACGACCAAGTTGGCGTAATTATATTTACTGGTTCAGGCACTGAGGCTTTCTGTTCAGGTGGCGATATTAATGTGCGAGGAGATGACGGGTATCTTGGTGATGATGCACTTAGTAAAAAAGGTATTGGTCGCTTAAATGTTTTAGATTTGCAAGTTCAAATTAGAAGAACTCCTAAACCAGTAGTTGCAATGGTTGCTGGTTGGGCAATTGGCGGAGGCCATGTATTACATGTTGTTTGTGATTTAACAATTGCAGCAGAGAATGCAAAGTTTGGCCAAACCGGACCAATGGTTGGATCCTTTGATGGTGGTTACGGCGCCGGATTACTTGCCGCTCATGTTGGTCAAAAAAAGGCTAGAGAGATTTGGTTTTTATGCCGACAATATGATGCGAAAGAAGCACTTGAAATGGGATTAGTTAACGCGGTTGTACCAGTAAAAGAGTTAGAAGCAGAGACTGTCTCTTGGGCCAGGGAAATGTTAAGGCATTCACCAATGGCACTTAGGTTACTTAAGGCAAGTTTGAACGCTGCAGATGATGGCCTTGCTGGTATTCAGCAATTAGCCGGTGATGCAACTATGTTGTTTTATTTAACAGAGGAAGGTCAAGAAGGACGTAATGCTTATCAAGAAAAGCGAGAACCAAACTTTAACAAGTTTCCTAAACGCCCATAA